Proteins from a genomic interval of Spirochaetota bacterium:
- a CDS encoding methyl-accepting chemotaxis protein, producing MLARYRNYFLSAYENENYLLRTRARLLLYFLTAFVFFSFTMQFSMLFAGWRDFLVTIPMTAILLGGLSTGLVFLRKGSYMAAANIFIAFGAVAVVAGLIRQPYMEIELSLTSYIYFIFPCIVMCAVFSNIFFLTVISAVMAATNTALFIIMRSLPHQFSDKLVTIAFINTLFAIGFLYLMSYLLLKVFERSVELANNESRKNAETNVFIRHVLMESSRKVVEAMESMSRQSDEFSEGAHDQASSIASITGTAGEISGGIDRIAKNAKDQLESLRGLIGALDELSGVIDGLDGAITESLAATREITGRAQNGENHLRTMEDGIRKINESSHEMTGIIGIINDISDKINLLSLNAAIEAARAGDAGRGFAVVADEISKLADRTASSIKSIEELIRNNEAEISRGLSGSSLAVGVIKEIIEGIGRVGATIAGLEEFKRRQMETNRQVNESALLVRGRSEEISGATVEQRSAVAEIVKSLSDMSDRSQNSTAYAVKMAYDSNQLVDMVNGLKRTIEEYGEGKEGGTTGV from the coding sequence ATGCTTGCGCGATACCGGAATTACTTTCTGTCAGCCTACGAGAACGAAAACTACCTGCTGCGCACCCGCGCCAGGCTGCTGTTGTATTTCCTCACCGCCTTCGTGTTTTTTTCCTTCACGATGCAGTTCAGCATGCTCTTCGCCGGCTGGAGGGATTTCCTCGTCACCATCCCCATGACGGCGATACTGCTCGGAGGGCTCTCTACCGGACTGGTGTTCCTGCGAAAGGGGAGCTATATGGCCGCGGCAAACATCTTCATCGCGTTCGGCGCGGTGGCCGTGGTGGCGGGGCTCATACGCCAGCCTTACATGGAGATTGAGCTTTCGCTCACGTCGTACATCTATTTCATTTTTCCCTGCATCGTCATGTGCGCGGTCTTCAGCAACATTTTTTTTCTCACGGTGATTTCGGCGGTAATGGCCGCCACGAACACCGCGCTCTTCATCATCATGCGGTCACTTCCGCACCAGTTTTCGGACAAGCTCGTCACGATCGCCTTCATTAACACGCTCTTCGCCATAGGCTTTCTCTATCTCATGTCGTATCTCCTGCTCAAGGTTTTCGAGCGGAGCGTCGAGCTCGCCAACAACGAGTCCAGGAAGAACGCCGAGACGAACGTGTTCATACGCCACGTCCTCATGGAGAGCTCGCGGAAGGTGGTAGAGGCCATGGAGAGCATGTCGCGCCAGAGCGACGAGTTCTCCGAGGGGGCGCACGACCAGGCCTCGTCGATCGCGAGCATCACCGGCACGGCGGGAGAGATCTCGGGCGGTATCGACCGCATCGCCAAGAACGCGAAGGACCAGCTTGAAAGCCTGCGCGGTCTCATCGGCGCGCTGGACGAGCTGTCGGGCGTCATCGACGGACTGGACGGCGCCATCACCGAGTCGCTCGCGGCGACGCGCGAGATCACGGGCCGCGCGCAGAACGGCGAGAACCACCTGCGCACCATGGAGGATGGCATCCGCAAGATCAACGAGAGCTCTCACGAGATGACGGGCATCATCGGCATCATCAATGACATCTCAGACAAGATCAACCTGCTTTCGCTTAACGCGGCCATCGAGGCGGCGCGCGCGGGCGATGCCGGCCGCGGCTTCGCCGTGGTCGCCGACGAGATCTCCAAGCTCGCCGATCGCACGGCGTCGAGCATCAAGTCGATCGAGGAGCTCATCCGCAACAACGAGGCGGAGATATCGCGCGGTCTGTCGGGCTCCTCTCTCGCCGTGGGCGTTATCAAGGAAATAATAGAGGGGATCGGCCGGGTCGGCGCTACCATCGCCGGGCTCGAAGAGTTCAAACGACGACAGATGGAGACCAACCGGCAGGTGAACGAGAGCGCGCTTTTGGTGCGCGGACGCTCCGAGGAGATAAGCGGCGCCACGGTGGAGCAGCGAAGCGCGGTGGCCGAAATAGTGAAGAGCCTGTCCGACATGAGCGACCGGTCTCAGAACAGCACCGCCTACGCGGTGAAGATGGCCTACGACTCGAACCAGCTTGTTGACATGGTCAACGGACTGAAAAGAACGATAGAGGAGTACGGGGAAGGGAAGGAAGGCGGTACGACTGGGGTCTGA
- a CDS encoding MFS transporter gives MNEQQTGKKPIGRNVTLMGLTSFFTDISSEMIYPLIQAFVSAVMASSKTMVGPVLGVIEGIAEATASLLKVYSGYISDRFQSRKPLTIAGYSLSALSKLLYLAAGLGWSFILLARFADRVGKGVRTAPRDALIADSVDPSIKGRAYGFHRAMDYSGALIGVAVCYFLSLAYLDPVTKTITDLDAFYMLFLISLVPAFIGVVMLFLVREKRADHQSGERPTVSFSLAGMDHRLKIFFLAVFIFTLGNSSNQFLLLKTMDAGVGLPDMLLMYMVFNLTTSVLSTPLGSLSDRAGRTKIILAGYALYSAIYLAFGFIGGETKGYLWAFWALYGVYYALTEGVEKALVADLAPAERRGTVMGLFATIVGVALLPASVIAGLLYAYAGTAWPFMFGGAMSAVAFIIILVGLRDKN, from the coding sequence ATGAACGAACAACAAACCGGAAAGAAGCCGATCGGTCGCAACGTTACATTGATGGGCCTCACCTCGTTTTTCACGGACATCTCCTCGGAGATGATCTATCCGCTCATCCAGGCCTTCGTGTCGGCGGTGATGGCGTCGTCGAAGACCATGGTGGGGCCGGTGCTCGGCGTCATCGAGGGGATCGCCGAGGCCACGGCGAGCCTTCTTAAAGTGTATTCGGGCTATATATCCGACCGCTTCCAGAGCAGGAAGCCGCTAACAATCGCCGGCTATTCGCTCTCGGCGCTCTCCAAGCTCCTATACCTGGCGGCGGGTCTCGGCTGGAGCTTTATCCTGCTCGCCCGCTTCGCCGACCGGGTCGGAAAGGGCGTGCGCACCGCTCCGCGTGACGCGCTGATCGCCGATTCGGTCGACCCGTCAATAAAGGGCAGGGCCTACGGCTTCCACCGCGCCATGGACTATTCGGGCGCGCTCATCGGCGTGGCCGTGTGCTATTTTCTGAGTCTTGCCTACCTCGATCCGGTAACAAAGACCATCACTGATCTGGATGCCTTCTATATGTTGTTCCTCATCTCGCTCGTTCCCGCGTTTATCGGGGTGGTCATGCTCTTTCTCGTCCGCGAAAAGCGCGCCGACCATCAGTCCGGCGAGCGGCCGACGGTCAGCTTTTCGCTTGCGGGAATGGACCACCGTCTGAAGATATTTTTCCTCGCGGTGTTCATCTTCACGCTGGGAAACTCGAGCAACCAGTTTTTGCTCCTCAAAACCATGGACGCGGGGGTCGGTCTTCCCGACATGCTTCTCATGTACATGGTCTTCAACCTGACGACCTCCGTGCTCTCCACGCCGCTGGGCAGCCTTTCGGACCGCGCCGGCCGCACGAAAATCATCCTGGCGGGCTATGCGCTCTATTCGGCCATTTACCTCGCGTTCGGTTTTATCGGCGGTGAAACGAAGGGCTACCTCTGGGCGTTCTGGGCGCTCTACGGGGTCTATTACGCGCTGACCGAAGGCGTCGAGAAGGCGCTGGTTGCCGACCTCGCGCCCGCCGAGCGGCGCGGCACGGTGATGGGGCTTTTCGCCACGATCGTCGGCGTGGCGCTTCTGCCCGCAAGCGTCATCGCGGGGCTCCTGTACGCGTACGCGGGCACGGCCTGGCCCTTTATGTTCGGGGGCGCCATGTCGGCCGTCGCGTTTATCATCATCCTTGTCGGCCTGAGAGATAAAAATTAG
- the lepA gene encoding translation elongation factor 4 encodes MDLSHIRNFSIIAHIDHGKSTLADRIIEKCELVERRNHVEQMLDTMDIERERGITIKSNTITLNYRSKSGQACIFNLIDTPGHVDFTYEVSRALAACDGVLLVVDASQGVEAQTIANLYLALESDLAILPVINKIDMPSADVERTKEGIRKSLGLNPDHAVLVSAREGIGIEELLERIVEVIPPPQGEIDRPLSALVFDSYFDKYVGAVVKVRIFNGKVRRGDLVKFMSTDKQYEVTEVGIFRLVREKADALTPGDVGYIIAGIKTVSDTKIGDTITHVHNPAAEQLKGFREVKPMVFSGLYPMYSDDYEALKDALSKLRLNDASLIFEPDNSYALGFGFRCGYLGLLHMEIVQERLEREFDLALVTTAPSVEYRITGQRGDIFTIDNPVKMPDPGLIEKIEEPYVVATIITPAEFVGNIMSLVQDCRGIHKDMQYIDATRMQLHYDLPLSEIVFNFYDKLKSYSKGYASFDYEFRDFRPSEMVKVDILVNAEPVDALSFIVHKDKAYYRGKEIIEKLKDIIPRHQFKIPLQAAIGAKIIARENISAMGKNVTAKCYGGDITRKRKLLEKQKEGKKRMKQIGSVDIPQEAFMTILRID; translated from the coding sequence ATGGACTTAAGTCACATTAGAAATTTCTCAATCATAGCACACATCGACCACGGCAAGTCGACCCTGGCCGATCGCATTATCGAAAAATGCGAGCTGGTCGAGCGGCGCAACCACGTGGAGCAGATGCTCGACACCATGGACATCGAGCGCGAGCGCGGGATCACTATCAAGTCGAACACCATTACGCTTAACTACCGCTCGAAAAGCGGCCAGGCCTGCATCTTTAACCTCATCGACACGCCGGGGCACGTGGACTTCACCTACGAGGTGTCCAGGGCGCTCGCCGCCTGCGACGGCGTACTCCTGGTTGTGGACGCCTCTCAGGGTGTCGAGGCGCAGACGATCGCCAATCTCTACCTGGCCCTCGAAAGCGACCTGGCGATACTGCCCGTCATCAACAAGATCGACATGCCCAGCGCCGACGTGGAGCGCACGAAGGAAGGCATCCGTAAATCGCTGGGGCTCAATCCGGACCACGCCGTCCTGGTCTCCGCCAGAGAAGGCATCGGCATCGAAGAGCTGCTGGAGCGGATAGTGGAGGTGATCCCTCCCCCGCAGGGCGAGATCGACCGGCCGCTTTCGGCGCTGGTCTTCGACTCCTACTTCGACAAGTATGTCGGGGCCGTCGTCAAGGTGCGTATATTCAACGGCAAGGTCCGCCGCGGCGATCTGGTAAAGTTCATGTCGACCGACAAACAGTACGAAGTGACCGAGGTCGGCATATTCAGGCTGGTCCGCGAGAAGGCCGACGCGCTCACGCCCGGCGACGTAGGCTACATCATCGCCGGCATTAAAACCGTAAGCGACACCAAGATCGGCGACACTATAACGCACGTCCATAACCCGGCCGCCGAGCAGCTCAAGGGCTTCAGGGAGGTAAAGCCCATGGTGTTCTCCGGGCTCTACCCGATGTACAGCGACGACTACGAGGCTCTTAAAGATGCGCTGTCCAAACTGCGCCTTAACGACGCCTCGCTCATCTTCGAGCCGGACAACTCGTACGCGCTTGGCTTCGGCTTCCGCTGCGGCTACCTGGGACTCCTTCATATGGAGATCGTGCAGGAGCGCCTCGAACGCGAGTTCGACCTGGCGCTGGTCACCACCGCGCCGAGCGTGGAATACCGCATCACCGGGCAGCGGGGGGATATCTTCACCATCGACAACCCGGTCAAGATGCCCGATCCCGGCCTCATCGAAAAGATCGAGGAACCCTATGTCGTGGCGACCATCATTACCCCGGCGGAGTTCGTCGGCAACATCATGTCGCTCGTCCAGGACTGCCGCGGCATCCACAAGGACATGCAGTACATCGACGCCACGCGCATGCAGCTCCACTACGACCTTCCGCTCTCGGAGATCGTGTTCAACTTCTACGACAAGCTGAAGTCCTATTCGAAGGGCTATGCCTCTTTCGACTACGAGTTCAGGGACTTCAGACCGTCCGAGATGGTCAAGGTCGACATCCTGGTGAACGCCGAGCCCGTGGACGCCCTCTCGTTCATCGTCCACAAGGACAAGGCCTACTACCGCGGCAAGGAAATCATCGAGAAGCTGAAAGACATCATCCCGCGCCACCAGTTCAAGATCCCCCTGCAGGCGGCCATAGGCGCGAAGATCATCGCGCGCGAGAACATCTCGGCGATGGGCAAGAACGTCACCGCCAAGTGCTACGGCGGCGACATCACCCGCAAGCGCAAGCTCCTCGAAAAGCAGAAGGAGGGCAAGAAGCGCATGAAGCAGATCGGCTCGGTGGACATCCCGCAGGAGGCCTTCATGACCATCCTGAGGATCGACTGA
- a CDS encoding HD domain-containing protein, whose protein sequence is MDGNEIIGKALEYARERMAAVKPSHGWDHVERVTELAVRLAGAEGADAFIVRLAAILHDIARAEEDAAPGTICHAEAGSREAYDFLFGAGLDGERARHVADCILTHRFRKARAPVTLEAAVLHDADKLDAIGAIGIGRAFLFAGEVGAKAHNGNIDVGRTEPYSEEDTAYREYSVKLRHLKERMRTAGGRRIAEERHEFMVGFFERLDLEHRGEA, encoded by the coding sequence ATGGACGGAAATGAAATAATCGGAAAGGCCCTGGAGTACGCCAGGGAGCGTATGGCCGCGGTCAAACCCAGCCACGGCTGGGACCACGTTGAGCGCGTTACGGAACTCGCCGTGCGGCTGGCCGGCGCCGAGGGCGCCGACGCCTTCATCGTGCGCCTGGCCGCCATTCTCCACGACATCGCGCGCGCCGAAGAGGACGCCGCGCCCGGAACGATCTGCCACGCCGAGGCGGGCAGCCGCGAGGCCTATGATTTTCTTTTCGGCGCCGGCCTGGACGGGGAGCGCGCCCGGCACGTTGCCGACTGCATCCTGACGCACCGCTTCCGGAAGGCCCGCGCGCCCGTTACCCTCGAGGCCGCCGTGCTCCACGACGCCGACAAGCTTGACGCGATCGGCGCGATCGGCATCGGCAGGGCCTTTCTTTTCGCCGGAGAGGTCGGCGCAAAGGCGCATAACGGAAATATAGATGTCGGGAGGACGGAGCCCTACTCCGAGGAGGATACGGCCTACAGGGAATACAGCGTGAAGCTCCGGCACCTGAAGGAGCGCATGCGAACGGCGGGGGGAAGGCGCATCGCCGAAGAGCGGCACGAGTTCATGGTGGGATTTTTCGAGAGGCTGGACCTGGAGCACCGGGGAGAGGCCTGA
- a CDS encoding response regulator transcription factor — METETILVIDDEIQIRRFLRVGLESRGYRVFEAERGEDGITLTVMKKPDIILLDLNLPDMSGIQVLKKLREWYHAPVIVLTVRESEHDKIELLDNGADDYITKPFNMGELLARIRAILRRIKQETDEPVFTHNGIAVDFSRRTVTVDGLVVKFTPLEYELLTLFARNPGKVLTQRQIMREIWGPGMESETNYLRVYIAALRKKLEKDPSRPAIIVTEPAVGYRFVVD, encoded by the coding sequence ATGGAAACTGAAACCATACTCGTCATCGATGACGAGATACAGATCCGTCGCTTTCTCAGGGTGGGGCTCGAGAGCCGGGGATACCGCGTGTTCGAGGCCGAAAGAGGCGAGGACGGCATAACCCTCACGGTCATGAAAAAACCGGATATCATTCTGCTCGACCTGAACCTTCCGGACATGAGCGGAATCCAGGTGCTCAAAAAACTGCGGGAATGGTACCACGCGCCGGTGATCGTGCTTACGGTCCGCGAATCGGAACACGACAAGATCGAGCTGCTGGACAACGGCGCCGATGATTACATTACCAAACCCTTCAACATGGGGGAGCTGCTGGCGCGCATCAGGGCCATCCTTCGTAGAATAAAGCAGGAAACCGATGAACCGGTCTTCACCCATAACGGCATCGCCGTCGATTTCTCCAGGAGAACAGTAACGGTGGACGGGCTTGTCGTTAAATTCACCCCGCTCGAATACGAGCTCCTCACGCTTTTCGCCAGGAACCCGGGGAAGGTGCTGACGCAACGCCAGATAATGAGGGAGATATGGGGGCCGGGGATGGAGAGCGAGACGAATTATCTGCGCGTGTATATCGCGGCGCTGAGAAAGAAGCTGGAGAAGGACCCTTCGCGGCCGGCGATCATAGTCACGGAACCCGCGGTGGGATACCGGTTCGTAGTCGATTGA
- a CDS encoding sensor histidine kinase KdpD: MSGEYQRPDPDALLQTLQEEEKDRGKRGRLRIFFGMAAGVGKTYAMLEAAGRMAREGVDIIIGYVETHGRDETEELLKGLEAVPRKKIGHRGIVVEEFDIDAVLKRRPVVVLVDELAHTNAEGSRHAKRYRDVTELLDNGIDVFSTLNVQHLESQADVVEKITGVKIRETVPDSILDLADEIELVDLPPEELLKRLAEGKVYIPEKAELAAERFFRKGNLTALREMSLRYVAGLVGYELRDYARKKRIRGPWKAGERLLVAVSPSPYSEYLIRWTRRMAFNLKAPWIALYIEKQKALSPAARITLNKNLGLARELGAEVISTADEDIVSGLLRVARRKNITQIVAGKPLRKYLSDYFSGGNIIDRLIRRSGDIEIHIVTRPEPGGAKPRLFGRFPGEPNRKGPPGEYLIAAAVIAGITVVNLFLAMVTGYWTIALVFLLSIVLLSLYVGRGPVLLGAALSSLSWNFLFIPPILTFRIARLEDALMFGMYFVIATVMGALTSKLRLKELALRAREERISGMYEFSRALSAAFGMDEVLDTAVSYIENSFQSKVAVFPADEAGASLGEPHKSGGLSVGDGERAVAEWAFRNKKPAGLFTDTLSGGGVHYIPLAAPGRMAGVMGLRPDSGIVFSLEQLGFLQNIAYQLAVRLERERLSTMSRKAMVAEESERHYRILLNSITHELRTPLTAIKGLISTMMDPSVGNDTRIRNSLLSETQGASERLIRLVDNLLDMSRIESGRLRLNLDWNDISDILGITMGRLGPHLEKHPLTVNCPDDIPLIRVDYNLMEQAIYCIIHNAMVHTEEGTPVCVSVSGAGDGVTITVEDEGKGLPEEDIQKLFDKFYRMERTQSQGGLGLGLSISRGIVELHGGSVRAENKATGGARFVIFLPVEMKEKAE; encoded by the coding sequence ATGAGCGGCGAGTATCAACGCCCCGACCCCGACGCTCTCCTCCAAACCCTGCAGGAGGAGGAAAAGGACAGGGGGAAGCGCGGCCGGCTCAGGATATTTTTCGGGATGGCCGCCGGGGTCGGGAAAACCTACGCCATGCTCGAGGCCGCCGGACGGATGGCCCGGGAGGGCGTCGATATAATAATCGGATATGTCGAGACGCACGGTCGTGATGAGACTGAAGAACTGTTGAAGGGCCTCGAAGCGGTGCCCCGGAAAAAAATCGGTCACCGGGGAATAGTCGTTGAAGAATTCGATATCGACGCGGTGTTGAAGCGGCGTCCCGTCGTCGTCCTCGTCGATGAGCTCGCGCACACCAACGCCGAAGGTTCGCGCCACGCGAAACGCTATCGGGACGTAACCGAGCTCCTGGACAACGGCATTGACGTCTTCAGCACCCTCAATGTCCAGCACCTCGAAAGCCAGGCCGACGTGGTCGAGAAAATCACCGGTGTCAAAATCCGCGAGACCGTTCCCGATTCGATCCTCGACCTTGCCGACGAGATAGAGCTTGTCGACCTTCCGCCGGAAGAGCTCCTGAAGCGCCTCGCCGAGGGAAAGGTATATATTCCGGAAAAGGCCGAGCTCGCCGCCGAACGGTTTTTCCGGAAGGGCAACCTGACCGCGCTGCGTGAGATGTCCCTGCGGTACGTGGCCGGCCTCGTAGGGTACGAGCTTCGCGACTATGCCCGGAAGAAGCGCATCAGGGGGCCCTGGAAGGCCGGGGAGCGCCTGCTCGTGGCGGTGAGCCCGAGCCCCTATTCAGAATACCTTATCCGCTGGACCCGGCGGATGGCCTTCAACCTCAAGGCCCCGTGGATCGCGCTGTACATCGAAAAGCAGAAGGCGCTTTCGCCGGCGGCGCGGATCACGCTGAATAAAAACCTGGGCCTGGCGCGTGAACTCGGAGCGGAGGTGATCTCGACCGCGGATGAGGACATCGTAAGCGGCCTTCTGCGCGTGGCCCGGCGCAAGAACATCACCCAGATCGTAGCGGGAAAGCCGCTGCGGAAGTACCTGTCCGATTATTTTTCGGGGGGAAACATCATCGATCGGCTCATCAGGCGCAGCGGTGATATTGAAATCCACATCGTGACGCGGCCTGAACCGGGCGGGGCAAAGCCGCGGCTGTTCGGCCGTTTTCCCGGCGAGCCGAATCGGAAAGGGCCGCCCGGGGAATATCTCATCGCCGCGGCCGTCATCGCCGGCATTACCGTCGTCAATCTGTTCCTGGCGATGGTCACCGGTTACTGGACCATCGCGCTTGTTTTCCTGCTTTCGATCGTACTGCTTTCTCTTTATGTCGGCAGGGGCCCCGTGCTTCTGGGAGCCGCTCTGAGTTCGCTCAGCTGGAACTTTCTCTTCATCCCGCCCATACTGACCTTTCGGATAGCGAGGCTGGAGGACGCGCTGATGTTCGGTATGTATTTCGTCATCGCCACCGTCATGGGGGCCCTGACCTCGAAGCTGCGGCTGAAGGAGCTTGCGCTGCGCGCGCGCGAGGAACGGATCTCGGGCATGTACGAGTTTTCGAGGGCGCTCTCGGCGGCGTTTGGAATGGACGAGGTTCTCGACACCGCGGTATCGTATATCGAGAACAGCTTTCAATCGAAGGTGGCGGTGTTCCCGGCGGATGAAGCCGGGGCGTCGCTGGGCGAGCCTCATAAAAGCGGCGGGCTTTCCGTGGGAGACGGTGAGCGCGCTGTCGCGGAATGGGCGTTCAGGAATAAAAAACCTGCGGGCCTCTTCACCGATACGCTGTCGGGAGGGGGTGTGCACTATATTCCGCTCGCGGCCCCCGGAAGGATGGCGGGAGTGATGGGCCTTCGCCCGGACTCCGGGATCGTTTTTTCCCTGGAACAGCTCGGATTTCTGCAGAATATCGCATACCAGCTGGCGGTTCGTCTGGAGCGCGAGCGGCTTTCGACCATGAGCAGGAAGGCCATGGTGGCCGAAGAGTCGGAGCGGCATTACCGTATACTGCTGAATTCGATAACCCACGAGCTCAGGACCCCGCTTACCGCGATCAAGGGCCTGATCAGCACGATGATGGATCCGTCGGTCGGGAATGATACCCGTATCAGGAACAGTTTGCTGAGTGAAACACAGGGGGCCTCCGAGCGGCTGATACGCCTTGTGGACAATCTTCTCGACATGAGCCGGATCGAATCCGGCAGGCTCAGGCTCAACCTGGACTGGAACGATATTTCCGATATTTTAGGCATCACCATGGGAAGGCTGGGGCCTCATCTGGAGAAACACCCGCTGACGGTGAATTGCCCGGATGACATTCCGCTCATACGGGTCGATTACAACCTCATGGAGCAGGCGATTTATTGCATCATCCATAACGCCATGGTGCATACCGAAGAGGGCACTCCGGTGTGCGTTTCGGTATCCGGGGCCGGGGACGGCGTTACGATCACCGTAGAGGACGAGGGGAAGGGTCTGCCGGAGGAGGATATACAAAAGCTTTTTGACAAATTCTACCGGATGGAGCGGACTCAATCACAGGGAGGACTCGGCCTCGGGTTGTCCATCAGCAGAGGGATCGTGGAGCTTCACGGGGGGAGCGTCCGCGCGGAGAATAAAGCGACCGGCGGGGCGAGGTTTGTCATTTTCCTTCCGGTCGAGATGAAGGAAAAAGCGGAATGA
- the kdpC gene encoding potassium-transporting ATPase subunit KdpC, whose protein sequence is MKQLKISIIFLAVMSLFLGILYPLVMTLAAQLVFPGKANGSLVIVDGRIVGSALIGQGFSRPEYFHGRPSACDYDGLSSGGSNFGPTNKKHIDRVVERAAVVRKENSLPADAGIPADLVLASASGLDPHIGLQAALLQAPRVARARGMDTAVITGLVGKCAEKRYFGVFGDSSVNVLELNLILDAMSEGG, encoded by the coding sequence ATGAAACAATTGAAAATATCGATCATCTTCCTCGCGGTGATGTCATTGTTTCTGGGAATCCTGTACCCGCTCGTGATGACACTTGCCGCGCAGCTGGTTTTCCCGGGAAAGGCGAACGGCAGTCTCGTTATCGTCGACGGACGTATCGTCGGCTCGGCCCTGATCGGACAGGGATTTTCCAGGCCGGAATATTTTCACGGACGGCCCTCGGCATGCGACTATGACGGCCTGAGCTCCGGAGGATCAAACTTCGGCCCGACGAATAAAAAGCACATCGACCGTGTCGTGGAGCGGGCGGCCGTCGTGAGAAAGGAGAACTCTTTGCCGGCCGATGCGGGCATACCCGCCGACCTGGTGCTGGCCTCCGCAAGCGGGCTCGATCCGCATATCGGCCTCCAGGCGGCCCTGCTGCAGGCGCCGCGCGTGGCCCGGGCCCGGGGCATGGATACAGCGGTCATCACCGGCCTGGTCGGGAAATGTGCTGAAAAGCGATACTTCGGGGTTTTCGGGGATTCATCCGTCAATGTTCTCGAATTAAACCTGATCCTCGACGCCATGAGTGAGGGCGGATGA